Genomic DNA from Flavobacterium sp. N502540:
TTAAACAGGCTCTAAATCGCAATAATGCAAAATTCCAAATTCCAATATCTGATGCATTTATCACATGCAGTTATTGGAATTTGGAAATTAAATATTTTAGACTTTTTACAAAAATTATGCTGTTTTAGGAAATGCTCTTTTATTAAAAACCAACAATATACCTACTCCTGTAGAAATTGCCACATCGGCAACATTAAAGATCGCATTAAAAAAAGAAACTTCTTCACCACCCCATAGAGGAAACCAGCCAGGCAAAGTACCTCTCCAGATCGGAAAGTAAAACATGTCTACAACCAAACCATGAAACCATGTTCCATAAGGTTCCGGTGAGAAAAGCGTTGCCAAATTACCCTGACTCGCGTCAAAAATAACTCCGTAAAATACTGAATCGATTATATTACCGGCAGCTCCGGCAAAAATTAAAGCAATGGCAACAATTAAATAATTAGAATAACGCTTCTTAACCGAATCGGCTAACCAATATCCAATTCCGAATACAGCAAAGATTCTGAAAACAGTCAAAATCAATTTACCATATTCTCCGGGAATTTTAGTTCCCCAGGCCATTCCCTCATTTTCAATAAAATGAATTCTAAACCAGTCAAAAACTACCACTTCATCTCCCAGAACAAAGTTTGTTTTTACATAGATTTTTGAAAGCTGATCAACAATTAAAACTAAGAATATAAGCAAATACGCTTTTCGTAATGACATTTTATTAAATTTTGATGCGGCAAAAATAACAATTTAATCAAAAAAAACG
This window encodes:
- a CDS encoding lipoprotein signal peptidase — protein: MSLRKAYLLIFLVLIVDQLSKIYVKTNFVLGDEVVVFDWFRIHFIENEGMAWGTKIPGEYGKLILTVFRIFAVFGIGYWLADSVKKRYSNYLIVAIALIFAGAAGNIIDSVFYGVIFDASQGNLATLFSPEPYGTWFHGLVVDMFYFPIWRGTLPGWFPLWGGEEVSFFNAIFNVADVAISTGVGILLVFNKRAFPKTA